In a single window of the Flavobacterium sp. W4I14 genome:
- a CDS encoding CheY-like chemotaxis protein (product_source=COG0784; cath_funfam=3.40.50.2300; cog=COG0784; pfam=PF00072; smart=SM00448; superfamily=52172) → MSKILVLDDDQSNADVIQMVLEDQAFVVVSINHSDELQSAIKNFQPDLVVMDILLDKGDGRELCNSIKTNTETRNIPVLLITAMLEAQAEKIPNMADGIIFKPFDYVKLHRKVRRLIH, encoded by the coding sequence ATGTCAAAAATTCTTGTATTAGACGATGATCAAAGCAATGCCGATGTTATCCAAATGGTATTGGAAGATCAGGCATTTGTAGTGGTGAGTATTAACCATAGCGATGAGCTGCAGAGCGCCATCAAAAATTTTCAGCCCGATCTGGTCGTAATGGATATCCTGTTGGATAAAGGTGACGGTAGGGAGCTATGTAATAGCATTAAAACTAATACAGAAACTAGAAATATCCCCGTTTTGTTAATAACGGCAATGCTTGAAGCGCAGGCCGAAAAGATTCCAAATATGGCTGATGGAATCATCTTTAAACCATTCGACTACGTCAAACTTCACCGCAAGGTACGCCGGTTAATACATTGA
- a CDS encoding ADP-heptose:LPS heptosyltransferase (product_source=COG0859; cog=COG0859; pfam=PF01075; superfamily=53756): MEWKSCKNILVIRPDNMGDLLMSAPAIRALSESFKCNITLLTSTMALEASELLPWVNEVICYDFPWVKTQDAQPSETLPALITDIKRRAFDGCIVFNVHSQNPAPSIMIAFMAGIPLRAAYSRENLYGLLTHWLADTEPYFEIRHQVLRDLKLCSFIGANTADPHIRIAIESDIKNEKLKDLNLKKDGFFVLHIGVSEKKRQYPKDEWIKLGKTLIEKYKRPLLLSGSKKEQCVTADIAAAIGKDAISIAGLLNLKELATCITMARAMISVNSGPMHLAAATGTPILALYARTNPQHTPWMVPCKIIEFDAPSSLQSKNQVLRFQSEKIYPFPITFPDTSTIVNAFNDLLNETTSP; this comes from the coding sequence ATGGAATGGAAATCCTGTAAGAACATTCTGGTTATCCGACCAGACAATATGGGCGATCTGCTCATGTCGGCTCCCGCAATTAGGGCTTTAAGCGAAAGCTTTAAATGCAATATTACCCTGCTTACCTCAACTATGGCACTTGAGGCCTCTGAGCTGCTTCCATGGGTAAATGAGGTGATCTGTTACGACTTTCCCTGGGTGAAAACACAAGATGCCCAGCCCTCCGAAACATTGCCAGCGCTAATAACGGATATTAAGCGCAGGGCTTTTGATGGCTGCATCGTTTTTAACGTACATAGCCAGAATCCTGCCCCATCAATAATGATTGCTTTTATGGCTGGCATCCCTTTGCGTGCAGCCTACTCCCGCGAAAATCTTTATGGCCTGCTTACCCATTGGCTGGCAGATACTGAGCCTTATTTCGAAATCAGGCATCAGGTACTGCGCGATCTAAAGCTTTGTTCGTTTATTGGTGCTAACACCGCAGATCCGCACATCAGGATTGCGATAGAAAGCGATATCAAAAACGAAAAATTAAAAGATCTTAATCTAAAAAAAGATGGATTTTTTGTGCTCCACATTGGTGTTTCAGAGAAAAAACGACAATATCCCAAAGACGAATGGATAAAGCTAGGAAAAACACTTATCGAGAAGTATAAACGCCCACTCCTGCTAAGCGGAAGCAAGAAAGAGCAATGTGTGACAGCAGACATTGCAGCAGCTATTGGCAAAGACGCGATCTCCATAGCAGGCCTGCTCAACTTAAAAGAACTGGCTACCTGCATTACCATGGCAAGGGCGATGATTAGTGTAAACAGCGGACCAATGCATTTGGCTGCAGCCACCGGCACGCCTATACTCGCGTTATACGCAAGAACCAACCCGCAGCACACGCCATGGATGGTGCCCTGCAAAATTATCGAATTCGATGCGCCGTCGTCACTTCAGAGTAAGAATCAGGTTTTACGTTTTCAGTCAGAAAAGATCTATCCTTTTCCCATTACATTTCCAGATACTTCCACAATAGTGAATGCATTTAATGATCTGCTCAACGAAACAACATCTCCTTAA
- a CDS encoding NAD(P)-dependent dehydrogenase (short-subunit alcohol dehydrogenase family) (product_source=COG1028; cath_funfam=3.40.50.720; cog=COG1028; pfam=PF13561; superfamily=51735; transmembrane_helix_parts=Inside_1_12,TMhelix_13_35,Outside_36_335), with product MDKKNKITRREAIGSLGIGLAGVAISPNLNAATLIQHNDGPNNALEDPTTKYPRPPFNHQNQPWPALASKMVPRPDHGESSYKGSGRLTGRKALITGGDSGMGRAAAIAYAREGADVAINYLPQEEPDAKEVIELIKKAGRKAVAIPGDIRDEAFCKKLVDTAVSQLGGLDILISNAARQQSIPSLADLTSEQFDWTIKTNIYAPFWIIKAALPHLKPGASIIGTTSVQATDPSPDLFDYAQTKAATTNFVKSLAKQLGPKGIRVNGVAPGPIWTPLQMGGGSAPEKLKEFGKDTPMGRPGQPAELASIYVQLAANDASFSTGQIYGAAGGNGQP from the coding sequence ATGGACAAGAAAAATAAAATCACCCGACGGGAGGCTATTGGTAGTCTCGGTATTGGACTGGCTGGCGTGGCCATATCGCCAAATTTAAATGCTGCAACTTTGATTCAGCATAACGATGGCCCGAACAATGCGCTGGAAGATCCCACAACAAAATATCCACGCCCTCCTTTTAACCACCAGAACCAGCCCTGGCCGGCACTTGCTAGTAAAATGGTACCAAGGCCCGATCATGGTGAAAGCAGTTACAAAGGATCAGGCAGGCTAACTGGTAGAAAGGCACTTATCACTGGTGGCGATTCGGGCATGGGCAGAGCGGCCGCAATTGCTTATGCCCGAGAAGGTGCCGATGTTGCCATAAACTACCTTCCACAAGAGGAACCTGATGCAAAAGAAGTAATTGAACTGATTAAAAAAGCTGGTCGTAAAGCTGTAGCTATTCCTGGTGACATAAGGGATGAAGCCTTCTGTAAAAAATTGGTAGATACTGCTGTAAGCCAGCTTGGCGGCCTTGATATCCTCATTAGCAACGCTGCAAGGCAGCAAAGTATTCCTTCACTGGCAGACTTAACCAGCGAACAGTTTGACTGGACAATCAAAACAAATATCTATGCACCGTTTTGGATTATCAAAGCGGCATTGCCACATTTAAAACCGGGCGCTTCGATCATTGGTACTACCTCTGTTCAGGCAACCGACCCCTCTCCTGATCTTTTTGATTATGCACAGACAAAAGCTGCTACAACCAATTTTGTAAAATCACTTGCCAAACAGCTTGGCCCGAAGGGAATAAGGGTAAATGGAGTAGCACCTGGCCCCATTTGGACACCGCTACAGATGGGAGGTGGATCAGCACCTGAAAAACTTAAAGAATTTGGTAAAGACACACCCATGGGCAGGCCAGGCCAGCCAGCCGAACTGGCATCCATTTATGTCCAGCTTGCCGCAAATGATGCCAGTTTTTCAACCGGCCAGATTTATGGTGCTGCAGGCGGAAACGGACAGCCTTAA
- a CDS encoding hypothetical protein (product_source=Hypo-rule applied; superfamily=56024): protein MSGLKAIPCYKINMFLKKKVLRHVERGATLSIYTMTIVDYTCL from the coding sequence ATGAGCGGTTTGAAAGCTATTCCTTGTTACAAAATAAACATGTTCTTGAAAAAAAAAGTTTTACGCCACGTGGAAAGAGGGGCCACTTTAAGTATTTATACGATGACGATAGTGGATTATACCTGTTTATAA
- a CDS encoding carbamoyltransferase (product_source=KO:K00612; cog=COG2192; ko=KO:K00612; pfam=PF02543,PF16861; superfamily=53067,55821) yields MITLGINAVFHDSAACIFKDGMLLAAVEDERFTHIKHGKRPIPFNTYELPFHAIDYCLKVAGIHLKDVDHIAYSFDPALLIPPHEQNQPGCEIPFYPDNGSAGTVRQSWDNLFLSSILNAPHQLVDGYPHHLQKRFYGSKVSDWQWHYVDHHAAHAASAFFPSPYDHAAILTLDGRGEVASTTYGIGKGTEMTRINQVNLPHSLGLLYERLTTHLGFLHSSDEYKVMALASYGQPRFAAAFRDIIKLGDNGQYTVSGENLSERFGPARLKDEPFTAFHFDLARSLQLVLEETVLKLVEYLHQVTKVPNLVMAGGVALNCVLNARIRDLGPFENVWVQPAAGDSGTALGAAMYVDINERKAVKKEFIMDHVYWGPEYSDAEIEHFLKWAKVPFTKMEDVASETAGLLADNQIIGWYQGRMEFGPRALGSRSILASPIDPRMQAMLNEVKDREDFRPVAPVVLQEDAYLWFKDADFSPFMLFIYDVLKEKEDLIPAVRHTDGTARVQTINEEQHPQYYRLLQAFKEITGVPVLINTSFNTLGKPIVCTPRDAVECFWSSPFDALIIGSYLITKTDAKKNISSYSNLQEVEPLG; encoded by the coding sequence ATGATTACACTCGGTATCAATGCAGTTTTTCACGATTCTGCAGCCTGCATTTTTAAAGACGGAATGCTTTTGGCCGCTGTAGAAGATGAACGTTTTACCCACATCAAACATGGCAAGCGGCCTATTCCCTTTAATACTTATGAGCTTCCTTTCCATGCAATAGATTATTGTTTGAAGGTTGCCGGCATCCATTTAAAAGATGTCGATCATATTGCTTATTCTTTTGATCCCGCATTGTTGATACCGCCACACGAACAGAATCAGCCAGGTTGCGAAATCCCGTTTTACCCCGATAACGGTTCTGCTGGTACCGTGAGGCAATCATGGGATAATTTGTTTCTTTCTTCCATATTAAATGCACCACATCAACTCGTAGATGGTTATCCGCATCACCTGCAAAAGCGTTTTTATGGTTCAAAAGTTAGCGATTGGCAGTGGCATTATGTAGATCATCATGCCGCACATGCGGCAAGTGCATTTTTTCCTTCGCCCTATGATCATGCAGCCATACTTACATTAGATGGTAGGGGTGAAGTGGCTTCTACTACCTATGGAATAGGGAAGGGGACAGAAATGACCCGGATCAATCAGGTCAATCTTCCACATTCACTTGGTTTGCTTTATGAACGGCTAACGACTCATCTGGGTTTTCTGCATTCATCCGACGAATATAAGGTAATGGCTTTGGCCTCGTACGGGCAGCCACGTTTTGCTGCAGCGTTTAGAGATATCATCAAGCTGGGTGACAATGGCCAGTACACAGTAAGCGGTGAAAACCTAAGTGAAAGGTTTGGTCCGGCGAGGCTAAAAGATGAACCTTTTACTGCATTTCATTTCGATCTTGCCCGTTCATTGCAGCTGGTATTAGAAGAAACGGTACTAAAGCTGGTCGAATACCTTCACCAGGTTACAAAAGTGCCAAATCTGGTTATGGCGGGAGGGGTGGCACTTAATTGTGTACTGAACGCTAGGATAAGGGATTTAGGACCATTTGAAAACGTGTGGGTACAACCTGCCGCTGGTGATTCGGGTACAGCTTTAGGAGCGGCCATGTATGTAGACATTAACGAGCGCAAGGCGGTAAAAAAAGAATTTATTATGGATCACGTTTATTGGGGTCCTGAATACAGTGATGCAGAGATTGAGCATTTTTTAAAATGGGCAAAAGTACCCTTTACTAAAATGGAGGATGTTGCATCAGAAACCGCAGGCTTACTTGCTGATAACCAGATCATCGGGTGGTACCAGGGCCGAATGGAATTTGGACCCAGGGCACTGGGCAGCAGATCTATACTCGCATCGCCCATTGATCCGAGGATGCAGGCAATGCTAAACGAAGTGAAAGACCGTGAAGATTTCCGCCCTGTGGCGCCGGTAGTGCTACAGGAGGATGCATATTTATGGTTTAAGGATGCAGATTTTTCGCCTTTTATGCTTTTCATTTATGATGTGCTTAAAGAAAAAGAAGACCTTATTCCGGCTGTGAGGCATACCGATGGCACAGCAAGGGTACAAACCATAAACGAAGAACAGCATCCACAGTATTATCGGTTATTACAAGCCTTTAAGGAAATAACAGGGGTTCCGGTCCTCATCAATACTTCTTTCAATACCCTAGGGAAGCCAATTGTTTGCACACCCAGAGATGCGGTAGAATGTTTCTGGTCTTCGCCTTTTGATGCGCTTATTATCGGTTCATACTTAATTACTAAAACAGATGCCAAAAAAAATATCAGTAGTTATTCCAACCTACAAGAGGTTGAACCTCTTGGTTAA
- a CDS encoding MFS family permease (product_source=COG0477; cath_funfam=1.20.1250.20; cog=COG0477; pfam=PF07690; superfamily=103473; transmembrane_helix_parts=Inside_1_19,TMhelix_20_42,Outside_43_51,TMhelix_52_74,Inside_75_85,TMhelix_86_108,Outside_109_112,TMhelix_113_135,Inside_136_155,TMhelix_156_173,Outside_174_182,TMhelix_183_205,Inside_206_234,TMhelix_235_257,Outside_258_266,TMhelix_267_286,Inside_287_297,TMhelix_298_320,Outside_321_324,TMhelix_325_347,Inside_348_367,TMhelix_368_390,Outside_391_415,TMhelix_416_438,Inside_439_500) — protein sequence MFLSPKESLSERDIQKGLKIVIWDGLAAEAMTVFSSGTFLVSMALLLGADSIQIGLLAALPLATNVFQLVSVWLVGRYHNRRMVAVLCAYLARIPLLLVGFSVLFFSRLSLDLLIFMLFFHYLFGSIAGPSWNSWIKDMVPESMLGEYFSRRNRYTQLLNVVLSIVLALLLDYVKSRFPDFQLMVYAIFFSVAGCVGLIGGFILSRAQEPQSYLSERNVFGLFKTPFKNPNFRKLLVFNCSWAFALNIATPFFTVFMLTTLKLSLSYVIILGVAGQMAGILTLRLWGTFSDRYSNKSIIGVAAPLYILCILAWCFVGIYSRQYANLLLLLCIHLASGFAIAGINLSLNNIGLKLAPKKDAIVYLSVKNIVVAIASSLGPLIGGLLAGYFVKRKLLMTIDWSSPIWHKTFKLLELHGWNFLFVIGAFFALLALNQLSYVKELGEIHKNTVRRIMRTTIRNNLRDYFLIGDIIAMHEQLKASVKAGRNRFKRSKSTNEQIPR from the coding sequence ATGTTTTTATCACCAAAAGAATCGCTCAGCGAACGAGATATACAAAAAGGCCTGAAAATCGTAATATGGGACGGACTGGCTGCTGAAGCAATGACCGTTTTCTCCAGCGGAACATTTTTGGTTTCCATGGCATTACTTTTGGGCGCCGATAGTATCCAGATTGGGCTACTGGCGGCCCTTCCACTCGCAACAAACGTATTTCAACTGGTATCGGTGTGGTTGGTTGGCCGGTACCATAACCGCAGAATGGTAGCTGTACTCTGTGCTTACCTTGCCAGGATTCCATTACTCTTGGTAGGCTTCAGCGTACTCTTTTTTTCCAGACTTTCTTTGGATCTGCTGATATTTATGCTTTTTTTTCACTACCTGTTCGGATCCATAGCAGGACCTAGCTGGAATTCGTGGATTAAAGATATGGTACCTGAAAGTATGCTCGGAGAATATTTTTCAAGGAGGAACAGATATACACAGCTACTCAATGTGGTTTTGAGTATTGTTCTGGCATTGCTTCTCGATTACGTTAAGAGCCGGTTTCCTGATTTTCAGCTGATGGTTTACGCTATCTTTTTTTCGGTGGCGGGGTGTGTGGGGCTAATTGGTGGATTTATTCTTTCAAGAGCACAGGAACCGCAATCTTATCTTTCCGAACGAAATGTTTTCGGGCTGTTTAAAACTCCATTTAAAAATCCAAACTTTCGTAAACTTCTTGTTTTTAACTGCTCATGGGCATTTGCACTTAATATTGCAACGCCATTTTTTACTGTTTTTATGCTTACTACCTTAAAGCTTTCGCTCTCTTACGTGATTATTTTAGGCGTTGCCGGACAAATGGCCGGAATATTAACGCTCCGGCTTTGGGGCACCTTTTCAGATCGTTACAGCAATAAAAGTATTATAGGTGTTGCAGCACCACTTTATATCCTTTGTATTTTGGCTTGGTGTTTTGTTGGGATCTACTCAAGGCAATATGCCAATCTGCTACTGTTGTTGTGTATTCATTTGGCTAGTGGATTTGCAATTGCGGGCATTAACCTTTCGCTTAACAATATAGGGCTTAAGTTGGCGCCGAAAAAAGATGCCATTGTTTATCTTTCTGTAAAGAACATTGTGGTGGCTATAGCCTCTTCGCTGGGCCCGTTGATAGGCGGGCTGCTTGCAGGATATTTCGTAAAACGCAAACTGTTAATGACTATTGATTGGAGTTCGCCGATATGGCACAAAACCTTTAAACTGCTCGAACTCCACGGATGGAACTTTTTGTTTGTGATCGGTGCATTTTTCGCACTGCTAGCACTCAATCAGCTTTCGTATGTAAAGGAATTGGGAGAAATCCATAAAAATACGGTCCGCAGGATTATGCGCACCACCATCAGGAACAATCTTCGTGATTATTTTCTGATCGGCGATATCATTGCCATGCATGAGCAATTAAAAGCAAGTGTTAAAGCAGGACGGAACAGATTTAAACGTTCAAAAAGTACAAATGAACAAATCCCTAGGTAA
- a CDS encoding ADP-heptose:LPS heptosyltransferase (product_source=COG0859; cath_funfam=3.40.50.2000; cog=COG0859; pfam=PF01075; superfamily=53756) — translation MNRSILQFKKIAIFRALQLGDLLCAMPAIKNLRLACPHAEIVFIGLPSTRQLIERFNKLFDRFIDFPGYPGLPERPFDEKGFAEFRKCINTEAFDIILQMQGNGTIVNEMLANLSDSKLGGFSIDAVELANNSLLMTYPNAGHESQRHIALMAHLGVPIVTTEMFFPLHESDFERLNKLSIGSKYICMHCGSRGAWRQWPPANFAKLANYCIEQGFKIVFTGTADEYDIIEQVTDLIKGKPIVLAGKTDLGMVGALLKGSSGLISNCTGISHMAAALKVQSVIISMDGEPGRWAPLDVSRHQTIDWTETPDYTLVEKAVKEMLFR, via the coding sequence ATGAACAGGTCTATATTGCAGTTTAAAAAGATTGCTATTTTCAGAGCCCTCCAGCTCGGAGATTTACTTTGTGCAATGCCAGCCATAAAAAATTTACGTTTGGCATGCCCCCATGCAGAAATTGTTTTTATCGGTCTTCCATCCACCAGGCAATTAATTGAACGTTTTAATAAACTTTTCGATCGCTTTATCGACTTTCCCGGTTATCCTGGATTACCTGAAAGACCATTTGATGAAAAAGGGTTTGCAGAATTTCGCAAATGTATAAACACTGAAGCGTTCGATATCATTTTACAGATGCAGGGCAATGGTACCATTGTTAATGAAATGCTTGCCAACCTTTCTGATAGTAAACTTGGCGGCTTCTCTATTGATGCTGTAGAATTAGCAAATAATAGTTTATTGATGACCTATCCCAATGCAGGGCACGAGAGCCAAAGGCACATTGCTTTAATGGCACATTTGGGCGTTCCTATTGTAACAACAGAAATGTTTTTCCCCTTGCATGAAAGCGACTTTGAAAGGCTGAACAAATTAAGTATCGGCAGTAAATATATCTGCATGCACTGTGGTTCGCGCGGGGCATGGCGGCAATGGCCACCTGCCAACTTTGCTAAACTGGCTAACTATTGTATTGAACAGGGTTTTAAGATCGTATTTACCGGAACAGCTGATGAATATGATATTATTGAACAGGTAACCGACCTTATAAAGGGTAAACCGATTGTTTTAGCCGGTAAAACCGATTTGGGGATGGTGGGCGCATTACTTAAAGGCTCGAGTGGACTAATATCAAATTGTACAGGCATATCGCATATGGCAGCGGCCCTTAAAGTACAAAGCGTTATCATCAGTATGGATGGAGAGCCGGGGCGCTGGGCTCCACTTGATGTGAGCAGACACCAAACTATCGATTGGACAGAAACGCCCGATTATACGCTGGTAGAAAAAGCGGTTAAGGAGATGTTGTTTCGTTGA
- a CDS encoding glycosyltransferase involved in cell wall biosynthesis (product_source=COG0463; cath_funfam=3.90.550.10; cog=COG0463; pfam=PF00535; superfamily=53448; transmembrane_helix_parts=Inside_1_238,TMhelix_239_258,Outside_259_262,TMhelix_263_280,Inside_281_292,TMhelix_293_315,Outside_316_323), whose protein sequence is MPKKISVVIPTYKRLNLLVNCLDALNKQSIPGHDFEVIVVNDGPSEEMIEELDRRSENYTFRLVVRCTAEKKGPAAARNLGWLMASAQLVAFTDDDCLPQADWLKVFLDRHQARELVAYSGKTVVPLYAEPTDFALNTARLSEADFITANCACTKAALFKTGGFDEQFSMAWREDSDLEFKLMLANVPIYKNEQAVVVHPVREAAWGISLKEQRKGIFDVLLFKKYPGLYRQKIQRSPLWNYYVIVVLCILGLVTALGGHSRLSAGITFVMLVLIIGFALKRLQKTSRSRSHVAEMLITSVFIPFLSVYYRIYGSIRYRKMLF, encoded by the coding sequence ATGCCAAAAAAAATATCAGTAGTTATTCCAACCTACAAGAGGTTGAACCTCTTGGTTAATTGCTTAGATGCGCTAAATAAACAAAGTATTCCGGGCCATGATTTTGAAGTGATCGTGGTAAATGATGGGCCTAGTGAGGAAATGATTGAAGAACTTGACCGACGGAGCGAAAATTATACTTTTCGGCTGGTTGTGCGCTGCACGGCTGAAAAGAAAGGACCAGCGGCCGCCCGGAATTTAGGCTGGTTAATGGCGAGTGCACAGCTTGTGGCTTTTACCGATGATGATTGCCTGCCACAGGCAGATTGGCTAAAGGTTTTTTTGGACCGTCATCAAGCCCGGGAACTGGTAGCCTATAGTGGTAAAACAGTGGTTCCCCTTTATGCTGAACCCACTGACTTTGCCTTGAATACAGCAAGGCTTTCGGAGGCTGATTTTATAACGGCCAACTGCGCATGTACCAAAGCTGCATTGTTTAAAACTGGTGGTTTTGACGAACAGTTTAGTATGGCATGGCGTGAAGATTCTGACCTTGAGTTTAAATTAATGCTCGCAAATGTTCCTATATATAAAAATGAGCAGGCGGTGGTTGTTCATCCTGTGCGCGAAGCAGCCTGGGGAATAAGTTTAAAAGAGCAGCGAAAAGGGATTTTTGATGTACTGTTATTCAAAAAATATCCAGGGCTTTACCGGCAAAAAATACAGCGGTCGCCCTTGTGGAATTACTATGTTATTGTAGTGCTTTGTATACTTGGTTTGGTTACAGCATTAGGGGGGCACAGCAGGCTTTCTGCGGGCATCACGTTCGTTATGCTTGTTTTAATTATAGGTTTTGCGCTTAAACGCCTGCAGAAAACCAGCCGCTCTCGCAGCCACGTTGCAGAGATGCTCATTACATCTGTTTTCATTCCTTTTCTCTCTGTATATTATCGGATTTACGGTAGCATCCGTTATCGGAAAATGCTTTTTTAA
- a CDS encoding DNA-binding NarL/FixJ family response regulator (product_source=COG2197; cath_funfam=1.10.10.10,3.40.50.2300; cog=COG2197; pfam=PF00072,PF00196; smart=SM00421,SM00448; superfamily=46894,52172): protein MIKVIIVDDHHVVRDGIKMLLNSGEEIDVIGEAGDGKQVLGLIDSGLNPDIVISDLNMPVMDGLSLIYKLKTDRPEIKTMVLSVSEDENHVTQAFNNGCKGYLSKSAQPNELIFAIRHIHSGGRYLGADLGVKMVDLVVQTKKQELFPDIIFTSRESEILQLIAQGFTNNDIAEKLFISRRTVEGHRQSLIEKTVSKNTAELIGFAYRYGLILS, encoded by the coding sequence ATGATCAAAGTAATTATAGTTGACGACCATCATGTGGTAAGGGATGGTATAAAAATGCTTTTAAATTCCGGTGAGGAGATTGACGTTATCGGAGAAGCAGGCGATGGAAAACAGGTTTTAGGCCTGATCGATTCAGGTCTTAACCCTGATATTGTCATTTCAGATCTCAATATGCCCGTAATGGACGGCCTCTCACTGATCTATAAACTTAAAACCGATCGCCCTGAGATCAAAACAATGGTACTTTCTGTTTCAGAAGATGAAAATCATGTTACCCAGGCATTTAACAATGGATGCAAAGGCTACCTGAGTAAAAGTGCGCAGCCCAATGAACTTATTTTTGCCATCAGGCATATCCATTCCGGTGGACGATATCTTGGTGCGGACCTTGGGGTAAAGATGGTTGACCTTGTTGTGCAGACAAAAAAACAAGAGCTCTTTCCCGATATTATTTTTACTTCACGCGAAAGCGAAATATTACAGCTCATTGCTCAGGGCTTTACAAATAACGACATTGCTGAAAAGCTTTTTATCAGCAGGCGTACAGTAGAAGGCCATCGCCAAAGCCTGATCGAAAAAACGGTTTCAAAAAACACCGCTGAATTAATTGGTTTTGCCTACCGTTACGGACTTATATTAAGCTAG